The Lineus longissimus chromosome 6, tnLinLong1.2, whole genome shotgun sequence sequence attcattcatgtacgtttatcaggcgcggatccatgcgggtgcaccagatgcacggctcctaattgatgtaaatgtttttaatttaccactcatgaaattttggaacacaccttccaggaattttggtgagaaatgcagagcacgctccctcttcttccagttcctagattcgccggccctcttataccatcatcttataccattatgaatattatcacgaagaacactccttcacccgaacttttcaagctgaagtacacactgatttaggtgttcgagcactccagagaatggtttgacaagtgggcgctaaattcattatcagtgatgagcatttagtttgtaactacagtgatgaacAGGCGCGCGGATAGATTTATATTACATATCAactttctggtcacctaaatcccacacccaaactgtcccttcaaatcacgtgcacggagctgtatgaatacgattgccgtgtgcttgcgcacttccgacaccaaaagaatcgactcgaatcttaattcaaattcgccattgctgacatcattggcgccaaagactatttcttttgaccctgttgaccttgcttctaaaacatttttgagaaagccattcaaacattaaaatcgactacgaacattatctattatatcaccgagctatataaatacgacatatcaagaaaaatcggtcgcactatcgaattatacggttagcttggaactatttgcacccaattacccttccgccagcgagacctcgtcacaatcatggcgcttcttcaatatggcgacgacttgaacaacgaaaatcccgttCTACtgttaaagccttgatggcctcggtggttagacggttgcatTGTGGagtggatggtcacgagttcgaaccccggcgaatctattttttcgagtttttttttaaaatgttcttgttattattcattcatgtacgtttatcaggcgcggatccaagcgagtgcaccagatgcacggctcctaattgatgtaaatgtttttgatttaccactcatgaaattttggaacacacctgtccaggaattttggtgagaaatgcagagcacgctccctcttcttccagttcctagattcgccggccctcttataccatcatcttataccattatgaatattatcacgaagaaaaccccttcacccgaacttttcaagctgaagtacacactgatttaggtgttcgaacactccagagaatggtttgacaagtgggcgctaaattcattatcagtgatgagcatctagtttgtaactacagtgatgagcaggcgcgcGGATAGTTTTATATTACATATCAactttctggtcacctaaatcccacacccaatgatgtcagcaatggcgaatttgaattaagattcgagtcgattcttttggtgtcggaagtgcgcaagcacacggcaatcgtattcatacagctccgtgcacgtgatttgaagggacagtttgggtgtgggatttaggtgaccagaaagtTGATATGTAATATAAATCTATCCgcgcgcctgctcatcactgtagttacaaactaaatgctcatcactgataatgaatttagcgcccacttgtcaaaccattctctggagtgctcgaacacctaaatcagtgtgtacttcagcttgaaaagttcgggtgaaggagtgttcttcgtgataatattcataatggtataagatgatggtataagagggccggcgaatctaggaactggaagaagagggagtgtgctctgcatttctcaccaaaattcctggaaggtgtgttccaaaatttcatgagtggtaaattaaaaacatttacatcaattaggagccgtgcatctggtgcactcgcttggatccgcgcctgataaacgtacatgaatgaataataacaagaacatttttcaaaaaaactcgaaaaaatagatttgccggggttcgaactcgtgaccatccaatccacagtgcaaccgtctaaccaccgaggccatcaaggctttaacagtagaccgggattttcgttgttcaagtcgtcgccatattgaagaagcgccatgattgtgacgaggtctcgctggcggaagggtaattgggtgcaaatagttccaagctaaccgtataattcgatagtgcgaccgatttttcttgatatgtcgtatttatatagctcggtgatataaaagataatgttcgtagttgattttaatgtttgaatggctttctcaaaaatgttttagaagcgaggtcaacagggtcaaaagaaatagtctttggcgccaatgatgtcagcaatggcgaatttgaattaagattcgagtcgattcttttggtgtcggaagtgcgcaagcacacggcaatcgtattcatacagctccgtgcacgtgatttgaagggacagtttgggtgtgggatataGGTGACCAGAAAGTTGATATGTAATATAAATCTATCCgcgcgcctgctcatcactgtagttacaaactaaatgctcatcactgataatgaatttagcgcccacttgtcaaaccattctctggagtgctcgaacacctaaatcagtgtgtacttcagcttgaaaagttcgggtgaaggggttttcttcgtgataatattcataatggtataagatgatggtataagagggccggcgaatctaggaactggaagaagagggagcgtgctctgcatttctcaccaaaattcctggacaggtgtgttccaaaatttcatgagtggtaaattaaaaacatttacatcaattaggagccgtgcatctggtgcacccgcttggatccgcgcctgataaacgtacatgaatgaataataacaagaacatttttcaaaaaaactcgaaaaaatagattcgctggggttcgaactcgtgaccatccactccacagtgcaaccgtctaaccaccgaggccatcaaggctttaacagtagaccgggattttcgttgttcaagtcgtcgccatattgaagaagcgccatgattgtgacgaggtctcgcttgcggaagggtaattgggtgcaaatagttccaagctaaccgtataattcgatagtgcgaccgatttttcttgatatgtcgtatttatatagctcggtgatataaaagataatgttcgtagttgattttaatgtttgaatggctttctcaaaaatgttttagaagcgaggtcaacagggtcaaaagaaatagtctttggcgcctatgatgtcagcaatggcgaatttgaattaagattcgagtcgattcttttggtgtcggaagtgcgcaagcacacggcaatcgtattcatacagctccgtgcacgtgatttgaagggacagtttgggtgtgggatttaggtgaccagaaacTTGATATGTAATATAAATCTATCCgcgcgcctgctcatcactgtagttacaaattaaatgctcatcactgataatgaatttagcgcccacttgtcaaaccattctctgcagtgctcgaacacctaaatcagtgtgtacttcagcttgaaaagttcgggtgaaggggttttcttcgtgataatattcataatggtataagatgatggtataagagggccggcgaatctaggaactggaagaagagggagcgtgctctgcatttctcaccaaaattcctggacaggtgtgttccaaaatttcatgagtggtaaattaaaaacatttacatcaattaggagccgtgcatctggtgcacccgcttggatccgcgcctgataaacgtacatgaatgaataataacaagaacatttttcaaaaaaactcgaaaaaatagattcgccggggttcgaactcgtgaccatccactccacagtgcaaccgtctaaccaccgaggccatcaaggctttaacagtagaccgggattttcgttgttcaagtcgtcgccatattgaagaagcgccatgattgtgacgaggtctcgctggcggaagggtaattgggtgcaaatagttccaagctaaccgtataattcgatagtgcgaccgatttttcttgatatgtcgtatttatatagctcggtgatataaaagataatgttcgtagttgattttaatgtttgaatggctttctcaaaaatgttttagaagcgaggtcaacagggtcaaaagaaatagtctttggcgccaatgatgtcagcaatggcgaatttgaattaagattcgagtcgattcttttggtgtcggaagtgcgcaagcacacggcaatcgtattcatacagctccgtgcacgtgatttgaagggacagtttgggtgtgggatataGGTGACCAGAAAGTTGATATGTAATATAAATCTATCCgcgcgcctgctcatcactgtagttacaaactaaatgctcatcactgataatgaatttagcgcccacttgtcaaaccattctctggagtgctcgaacacctaaatcagtgtgtacttcagcttgaaaagttcgggtgaaggggttttcttcgtgataatattcataatggtataagatgatggtataagagggccggcgaatctaggaactggaagaagagggagcgtgctctgcatttctcaccaaaattcctggaaggtgtgttccaaaatttcatgagtggtaaattaaaaacatttacatcaattaggagccgtgcatctggtgcactcgctgggatccgcgcctgataaacgtacatgaatgaataataacaagaacatttttcaaaaaaactcgaaaaaatagtttcgccggggttcgaactcgtgaccatccactCCACAGTGCAACCCTCTAACCACCGAGGCCATGAAGGCTTTAAcagtagaccgggattttcgttgttcaagtcgtcgccatattgaagaagcgccatgattgtgacgaggtctcgctggcggaagggtaattgggtgcaaatagttccaagctaaccgtataattcgatagtgcgaccgatttttcttgatatgtcgtatttatatagctcggtgatataaaagataatgttcgtagttgattttaatgtttgaatggctttctcaaaaatgttttagaagcgaggtcaacagggtcaaaagaaatagtctttggcgccaatgatgtcagcaatggcgaatttgaattaagattcgagtcgattcttttggtgtcggaagtgcgcaagcacacggcaatcgtattcatacagctccgtgcacgtgatttgaagggacagtttgggtgtgggatttaggtgaccagaaacTTGATATGTAATATAAATCTATCCgcgcgcctgctcatcactgtagttacaaattaaatgctcatcactgataatgaatttagcgcccacttgtcaaaccattctctggagtgctcgaacacctaaatcagtgtgtacttcagcttgaaaagttcgggtgaaggagtgttcttcgtgataatattcataacggtataagatgatggtataagagggccggcgaatctaggaactggaagaagagggagcgtgctctgcatttctcaccaaaattCCTGGAAGGTgcgttccaaaatttcatgagtggtaaattaaaaacatttacatcaattaggagccgtgcatctggtgcacccgcttggatccgcgcctgataaacgtacatgaatgaataataacaagaacatttttcaaaaaaaactcgaaaaaatagatttgcCGGGGTTCGatctcgtgaccatccaatccacagtgcaaccgtctaaccaccgaggccatcaaggctttaacagtagaccgggatttttgttgttcaagtcgtcgccatattgaagaagcgccatgattgtgacgaggtctcgctggcggaagggtaattgggtgcaaatagttccaagctagggacgcgcctgctcatcactgtagttacaaattaaatgctcatcactgataatgaatttagcgcccaTTTGACAAACCATTCTCTgcagtgctcgaacacctaaatcagtgtgtacttcagcttgaaaagttcgggtgaaggggttttcttcgtgataatattcataatggtataagatgatggtatatgagggccggcgaatctaggaactggaagaagagggagcgtgctctgcatttctcaccaaaattcctggaaggtgtgttccaaaatttcatgagtggtaaattaaaaacatttacatcaattaggagccgtgcatctggtgcacccgcttggatccgcgcctgataaacgtacatgaatgaataataacaagaacatttttcaaaaaaactcgaaaaaatagatttgcCGGGGTTCGatctcgtgaccatccaatccacagtgcaaccgtctaaccaccgaggccatcaaggctttaacagtagaccgggattttcgttgttcaagtcgtcgccatattgaagaagcgccatgattgtgacgaggtctcgctgacggaagggtaattgggtgcaaatagttccaagctcaccgtataattcgatagtgcgaccgatttttcttgatatgtcgtatttatatagctcggtgatataaaagataatgttcgtagttgattttaatgtttgaatggctttctcaaaaatgttttagaagcgaggtcaacagggtcaaaagaaatagtctttggcgccaatgatgtcagcaatggcgaatttgaattaagattcgagtcgattcttttggtgtcggaagtgcgcaagcacacggcaatcgtattcatacagctcggtgcacgtgatttgaagggacagtttgggtgtgggatttaggtgaccagaaagtTGATATGTAATATAAATCTATCCgcgcgcctgctcatcactgtagttacaaactaaatgctcatcactgataatgaatttagcgcccacttgtcaaaccattctctggagtgctcgaacacctcagtgtgtacttcagcttgaaaagttcgggtgaaggggttttcttcgtgataatattcataatggtataagatgatggtataagagggccggcgaatctaggaactggaagaagagggagcgtgctctgcatttctcaccaaaattcctggaaggtgtgttccaaaatttcatgagtggtaaattaaaaacatttacatcaattaggagccgtgcatctggtgcactcgcttggatccgcgcctgataaacgtacatgaatgaataataacaagaacatttttcaaaaaaactcgaaaaaatagtttcgccggggttcgaactcgtgaccatccactccacagtgcaaccgtctaaccaccgaggccatcaaggctttaatacAGTCCCTCTTTAACGTGAGTGTGTAGTACGTCTTCATTCATCcaggcataaccagtggttttcaatatactccgcctgtcgatattttgtaggcctatttttatGAGTGAGTTGTATACAGGCgttaaaaagcctgatctcaggatggtctTCATTTATCTTTGATACTCTATATACGCCACTCGATCTTTGCTAAACTAGATTGCGTAATAATCATCGCATGCACCTATCTTTGTAACAGTCCACGACATTTTGTTCATTTGATATGTGACAGTTTATTTTCAACACATCACTTAAACGTGTTAGATAAGGGTTAAGCGTTTGATACGGAATATATTGAGATACTGCAATAAATTGTGACACTAAGTGGAACAACCAGCTGTACTTCATGGTCATTACACATACACTTCATAATTAAATATTGTTCAACGCAATTAGGCCCAATCAGTGCCTCTGCAATCATTGTCAACTATGCATTTTCAAGAACAAAATTGGGCATTGTCCAATGTCTGCTGTTGTCTGCCGGCGCTATGTGTTTTATCAGGCCACTGATGTTTGTCCCGACTGATCCTAACCGACATGTCACACTGCATCATCAAGCCGTCAACGATGTCCATTCCGTCCTTATTTCTCGTCTTTGGGACCTTTTTCATAACCTTGCGATTATCAGAAAAAGGTGAGTATTTCTTTTTTTCCGCTTGACACCCTTTGACCCACCCCTCTTATTGCATGTTCGTGTGCGTTCGCGATATTTCGGAGAGCGCATTACTGAGACCTGTTGCAGCTTGCGCTCGTTTGCCAGACCCGTCGGTGAAGAAGAACTCTTCTCATTGACCTCTTTTAAATCGTTGATTACCTGACATGATGTAGCCAAGAAAGCAAAGATTTTGAAGAAGTCAGGTTCATCTCATTCTCCCCACTTGTTCGACCGGAATATTGAGAAAGCAGTATCAGGACGCTTGGTGCACTAAAAGATTGGCACCGCAACAACTGTAATAACaatgtacactccggacgcagtggagcGACCTTGTCCCTCAAAACTACGTTCATATGTAGGATGACTATGAATTAGTGCCTCCGGAGTATATCATAATGGAGCTCCCAACCTGTATCTGATCAAACTTgtcatttttttattgatttgttTACAGTTTCAGCCTACAAAGGTCACGTGAGAGATGAGATGCGTCTGCACGACCAGCTGTTTGCAAAAGATGGCGGGTACTACCCGCACATTATCCCTGTCGCCAACACAACTCAGCCGGTGATGGTCAAAATTCGGATGACGGTTGATTCGATTGTTGAAGTGAATGCTGTCGAAAAGAGTCTTCTGGTGCAGGCAACTGTAGCACTggtaagacaatgtcacaacctcacTTTCCTGCAAATTATACCCACCTGAAGAACACAACCGCGCAGTATTTACTGACTAAATTAACATCTCTGGCTGCATACAGCATAAAAGTGCATTTAAAACGGCAAAGCCCGTTTCAGGCCTATAGTCTTGAGTCCTGTTGCCGGTGGAAGTGTCACCTAATGAAACATTGTTCTTCAATATTTAatggtgacggattaaggtaAGCAGAGAACCTTTACCGTTTAGTACATCGGAGATAAAACAGTTATAAGCGCATGATAGTAGAACCCGAGACACTCTTTGCATGGTATAGGACGACTGCaccaatttgaaatgttttctcTGTCCACAAATTCCCAGGGGGCCAATGAGAGTGGCGTCCATTATGAGGCACCACGGACGAATATCGAGAGGATGTAATTTTGAGTTAACTTTGCGCGCGGTAAGCAAATAACGCTTAGTAGCTGAGATGTAATCTTTGTATTCGTGTCTTCAGCAATGGAACGACTACCGTCTGCGGTGGAATCCGACTGGCTACAGTAGTATTGCCAAGATTCGCCTTCAAGCTAATAAATTATGGTGGCCTGACATTGTCCTTTCCAATGGGTAAGTCACTCGATGATATCTAATTCGAAATTTCCCAATACTGCGCAATTTTGATAAACTGTCTTCGGTCGTctgattgtgcctttgtctttaCATGCAAATAACTTACGATTGAGCGTTTGTTTCTACAGGATGGACTCCGCGCCGTTGAAACCACATCCAAACTCCTTGGCTCTCGTAACCAATGACGGGAAAGTGTCCATCACAATGCACCAACGACTAAAAATCATCAACTGCAACGTGGATCTGACGCTTTATCCGTTTGATCGACATTCATGTGAATTCATGTTCATATCTTGGTCTTATGATGGATATAAGGTGAGGATAAGGCAAAGAAAATAACTGACATTTTATAGCATGAAGTCATTATGCTGGGATTCCTATATATGTCACCTAGCACCCAGAGTCATAGCTAAAAGGTGCCGAGCTTTTCACAAACTCAAAACCGTTtaggatttttttctgattctcaagAACTGATCGAGAGGTGTTTGTTGTCGGTCTTTGCTTTAAGTTCATTGCGATTTGGCGATGTGGTTGTTCCTGAAAAAACACTGATTTGATGACTGAAATATCAACGAGGACATTGTAATGAAGAAGAAACAATACATTCTGATTTCCAAAATACCATGTTTCTTCCAGGTGGACTTGGACTTCGACACCGATAAATCAATCGGTCTCTATTTCTTCCGACGCGGAGAATGGAACGCCATCGGGTCGAACGCAGTCAAGAAGACAAGTTTCTACGCATGCTGCGAGGAGCCTTTCCCAAGTTTGAGATACTACATTCAATTCGAGAGAACGGCGACCGTCTTGAGTTGGGTTTTCGTCGCCCCTGCTGCTTTCTTTGCTCTGACTATTTCCTTTGTTTTGTTTACAAAGAGAGGGATTGACGATCCCACTGCTGGGTTATTCTCGAGTATGCCAGTGTGTATCTTACTTATTTTGGCAATGTTGAAGCAGCATTTTGCCTCTGAACAGACTCCTCTGATAAGTGAGTACAACCAGTACTAGCCAGAAGTAACATCTCTTACTATGTACGACGCTGTGGTAGCGCGTAAACATGCGCCACCTATAGGCGATTATTTATACGGCAACTGTATTCAGAAGGACGTTATATTGGTGGTCTTAAGGCGACCATTATCCGCAGAAAGGTAACTGAGCTAGGTTTCACAGAGTGATAAAAGAGGTTCCTCGTATTTAAGCTTTCTTGCTGGTGTACTGTGGGAACACCAAATACTTAAGGCGTGACTATAGACTCCCATTAATGCCATCATCAGACTACGTCAGTTGTTATAGTCTTTTCCCCTGTTGATTGCACGCTCGTCACAACCAACCATCATCCGCGCCATATAAGTAAAAATTACTGTTCTCTTTGTTACAGTCGTTTTTTATGTATTCTGCCTCCTGGTTATGGCCGTTTTCCAAGCATTCTGTACCCTCTTCAACAGTATTTTCTCGGGTGACAGCAAACCGTCATTGGGTTGCTTATCCTGCTTATTCAAGGTAAGATCTTGTGAAATGAGACGTGTTAAAATGAAAAGACATTGACTATTCTCTTTTACTTCGCCCAAATGCAGTCAGTGTCGTaaccttatacatgtaatttataaAATGAGTTGGGACTTATGCACGTTTTGGCCGGATGAGAAGTGACTTGAGCATCCTGTCCACTGTCAGGTCTTTGTACTATTCGGTCATCATGGCCTTCAGCAATTAGTCTGAGACTTTTcttcaagtcacaaccagtgaacACTAATTTTGTAAAGACTGATGTTTTGAATTACTTTTTCagatgtgttcttgtttcggcTGTTGCAGACGAAAGAAACTCCCACGACCACAAGAAGACATTCCCCTTGGGCGGGTGCAGGTAGCCGTCGCAGACGATACTGAATATATTCGCTGGAAGTGGGTGGTGGTTGCGAACGGAGTGAATCGTCTGCTGTTTTTGATATT is a genomic window containing:
- the LOC135489547 gene encoding acetylcholine receptor subunit alpha-type acr-16-like — protein: MSHCIIKPSTMSIPSLFLVFGTFFITLRLSEKVSAYKGHVRDEMRLHDQLFAKDGGYYPHIIPVANTTQPVMVKIRMTVDSIVEVNAVEKSLLVQATVALQWNDYRLRWNPTGYSSIAKIRLQANKLWWPDIVLSNGMDSAPLKPHPNSLALVTNDGKVSITMHQRLKIINCNVDLTLYPFDRHSCEFMFISWSYDGYKVDLDFDTDKSIGLYFFRRGEWNAIGSNAVKKTSFYACCEEPFPSLRYYIQFERTATVLSWVFVAPAAFFALTISFVLFTKRGIDDPTAGLFSSMPVCILLILAMLKQHFASEQTPLIIVFYVFCLLVMAVFQAFCTLFNSIFSGDSKPSLGCLSCLFKMCSCFGCCRRKKLPRPQEDIPLGRVQVAVADDTEYIRWKWVVVANGVNRLLFLIFIGGTIGIVVKGFI